From the Nitrospirota bacterium genome, one window contains:
- a CDS encoding biopolymer transporter ExbD encodes MSEINVTPLVDVMLVLLVIFMVTAPLLQQGIDVNLPHAKGKNLPTEERVTLVVRKDKTVFLNDRSFSLPELRAKLEAISARNPNVFLKADRDVPYGFVVEVIGEVKGAGIEKLGMITEPKLDLK; translated from the coding sequence ATGTCCGAGATAAACGTCACCCCCCTAGTGGACGTCATGCTCGTCCTGCTGGTCATCTTCATGGTCACCGCGCCGCTTCTGCAGCAGGGCATCGACGTCAACCTCCCCCACGCCAAGGGCAAGAACCTGCCCACGGAGGAGCGGGTCACCCTCGTCGTACGGAAGGACAAGACCGTCTTTCTGAACGACCGCTCTTTTTCCCTGCCGGAGCTGCGCGCGAAGCTCGAGGCCATCAGCGCCCGGAACCCCAACGTCTTTCTCAAGGCCGACCGTGACGTGCCCTATGGTTTTGTCGTGGAAGTCATCGGAGAGGTGAAAGGAGCGGGTATCGAAAAGCTCGGCATGATTACCGAGCCGAAGCTTGACCTCAAATGA
- the tolQ gene encoding protein TolQ, whose protein sequence is MESGALDLMLTAGPVVKGVLLVLLFFSVMSWAIILKKHLQLRRAEQENALFLRAFDSARNPKGLFSISKKYLQSPIANVFRATFAEAGRRDAQETRRVLKRYEASEGVHLERYLGFLATTGSSTPFIGLFGTVWGIMDSFMGIGSQGAASLAVVAPGIAEALIATAMGLVAAIPAVIAYNYYLSRARHIIIEMEDFSEEILDLMAEVQRA, encoded by the coding sequence ATGGAAAGCGGCGCTCTGGACCTTATGCTCACGGCAGGCCCCGTCGTCAAAGGGGTGCTTCTCGTCCTTCTGTTTTTCTCGGTCATGTCATGGGCCATCATCCTCAAGAAACACTTGCAGCTCAGGCGGGCGGAACAGGAGAACGCCCTGTTCCTGCGCGCCTTCGACAGCGCGCGGAATCCCAAGGGCCTTTTTTCCATCTCGAAGAAATATCTCCAGAGCCCCATCGCCAACGTCTTCCGGGCCACCTTCGCAGAGGCGGGCCGCAGGGATGCGCAGGAGACGCGCCGCGTCCTGAAAAGGTACGAGGCCTCCGAGGGCGTGCATCTGGAACGCTACCTGGGGTTTCTGGCCACCACGGGAAGCTCCACCCCCTTCATCGGGCTGTTCGGCACGGTCTGGGGCATCATGGACTCCTTCATGGGCATCGGCTCCCAGGGAGCGGCCTCCCTGGCCGTCGTGGCACCCGGCATCGCCGAGGCCCTCATCGCCACGGCCATGGGCCTGGTGGCGGCAATTCCCGCGGTCATCGCCTACAACTACTATCTCAGCCGCGCACGGCACATCATCATCGAGATGGAGGACTTCTCCGAGGAGATCCTTGACCTGATGGCCGAGGTGCAGAGGGCGTGA
- a CDS encoding TusE/DsrC/DsvC family sulfur relay protein yields MSTMEFQGKQIELDDDGYLANLDDWSEDLAVELAKEDSIDLTDAHWEVINFLRDYYQKYQIAPMIKILVKEIGKVMGPEKGNTKYLYQLYPGGPAKQACRYAGLPKPTGCV; encoded by the coding sequence ATGTCAACGATGGAGTTTCAAGGGAAGCAGATCGAGCTGGACGACGACGGCTACCTTGCCAACCTTGACGATTGGAGCGAGGATCTTGCCGTCGAGCTTGCCAAGGAGGACAGCATCGACCTGACCGACGCCCACTGGGAAGTGATCAACTTCCTGAGGGATTATTACCAGAAGTACCAGATTGCACCGATGATCAAGATCCTGGTCAAGGAAATCGGCAAGGTCATGGGCCCCGAGAAGGGCAACACCAAGTACCTTTACCAGCTCTACCCCGGCGGCCCGGCGAAGCAGGCCTGCCGGTACGCGGGCCTTCCGAAGCCCACGGGCTGCGTATAA
- a CDS encoding RsbRD N-terminal domain-containing protein gives MRGEQSLLEFKEFLTAKKESIGEAWYQRIAGTYPADTASFLVRKKDRFDNPVGHAIAQTTGGSLDCLINGAESAELRSCLQPLVRIRAVQNFSPSEAVSFVFLLEDAVAEVLGGAAEEAGGAVLSALRAAVREMALLCFDIYAECREDISQVKQDELKRNLYMLVRKAKDFGVAEVVEEGRAQWRERNA, from the coding sequence GTGAGGGGGGAGCAGAGCCTTTTGGAGTTCAAGGAATTCCTGACAGCCAAGAAAGAGTCCATCGGCGAGGCCTGGTACCAGCGCATTGCCGGCACATACCCCGCCGATACCGCATCTTTCCTTGTGCGCAAGAAGGACCGTTTCGACAACCCCGTGGGACACGCCATCGCCCAGACGACGGGCGGCTCTCTGGACTGCCTTATCAACGGCGCCGAGAGCGCCGAGCTGCGGTCCTGCCTCCAGCCCCTGGTCAGGATTCGCGCGGTGCAGAACTTCTCCCCCTCCGAGGCCGTTTCCTTTGTTTTCCTTCTTGAGGACGCGGTGGCGGAGGTCCTGGGAGGTGCTGCCGAAGAGGCCGGAGGGGCCGTGCTGTCCGCCCTGAGGGCCGCGGTGCGGGAGATGGCTCTGCTGTGCTTCGACATCTACGCGGAGTGCCGGGAGGACATCTCCCAGGTCAAGCAGGACGAGCTGAAGCGGAACCTTTACATGCTCGTGAGGAAGGCGAAAGACTTTGGCGTGGCCGAGGTCGTGGAAGAGGGCCGCGCGCAGTGGCGTGAACGCAACGCGTAA
- the dsrM gene encoding sulfate reduction electron transfer complex DsrMKJOP subunit DsrM yields the protein MGMLFSLFVVIALVVAAYVIELAGGMAGSVLLGVIIPYAAVAVFLGGFVYKIFDWARSPVPFRIPTTSGQQKSLPWIKRNKLDNPSGTLGVIGRMFLEIFLFRSLFKNTKADLREEGPRLVYGSSKWLWMAGLAFHWSLLFIVVRHFRLFVEPVPAFVNALAGADGFLQLTLPDFYITDAVILLAVTYLFLRRVAIPQLKTFSLAADYFPLFLILGIAGSGVLMRYVTKVNIVGVKSLVNGLFTFHPNIPEGIGSIFYIHLLLVSALLVYFPFSKLMHMGGVWMSPTRNLSNNSRVKRHINPWNPDVKFHTYEEYEDDFRKFMKMVGLPVEKDEEEEE from the coding sequence ATGGGTATGTTGTTCTCACTCTTTGTGGTAATCGCCCTGGTGGTCGCGGCATACGTCATCGAGCTTGCCGGGGGGATGGCGGGGAGCGTTCTCCTTGGCGTCATCATCCCGTACGCTGCGGTGGCGGTGTTCCTGGGCGGTTTCGTCTACAAGATCTTTGACTGGGCGCGCTCTCCCGTGCCGTTCCGCATCCCCACCACGAGCGGCCAGCAGAAGTCGCTCCCCTGGATAAAGCGGAACAAGCTGGACAACCCCTCCGGCACCCTGGGCGTCATTGGCCGGATGTTCTTGGAGATATTCCTGTTCCGCTCCCTGTTCAAGAACACCAAGGCCGACCTGAGGGAGGAGGGGCCGCGGCTGGTCTACGGTTCGAGCAAGTGGCTCTGGATGGCCGGGCTGGCCTTCCACTGGTCGCTCCTTTTCATCGTGGTCCGTCATTTCCGGCTGTTCGTGGAGCCGGTGCCGGCTTTCGTCAACGCCCTGGCCGGAGCCGACGGGTTCCTGCAGCTCACCCTTCCCGACTTCTACATCACCGACGCCGTCATCCTGTTGGCCGTGACCTATCTGTTCCTGAGGAGGGTGGCGATTCCCCAGTTGAAGACCTTCTCCCTCGCGGCGGACTACTTTCCGCTCTTTCTCATCCTGGGCATCGCCGGCAGCGGGGTCCTGATGCGCTACGTCACGAAGGTCAACATCGTTGGGGTCAAGAGCCTGGTCAACGGACTCTTCACCTTCCACCCCAACATTCCGGAAGGCATCGGCTCCATCTTCTACATCCATCTCTTGCTCGTCAGTGCGCTCCTCGTGTACTTCCCCTTCAGCAAGCTGATGCACATGGGCGGGGTGTGGATGAGCCCCACGAGGAACCTGTCGAACAACAGCAGGGTGAAAAGGCATATAAACCCCTGGAACCCCGACGTGAAGTTCCATACTTATGAGGAGTACGAGGACGATTTCCGGAAGTTCATGAAGATGGTCGGGCTCCCAGTGGAAAAAGACGAAGAGGAAGAAGAGTAA